Genomic segment of Agrobacterium larrymoorei:
CCGCATTTTATAAAATGCCCTGATTTTGTCCAAAGCAGATCAGGGCGGCGAGACAGAACCCCCCGCAATGACAACTCGAACAGGATTAAGCGGACGGATCGCTATCGCGGGACAAGCAACGATAAAGATCAGCGCGATGGCACAGCCTTGAGATAGGCCGCAATCGCATTGCGGTCTTCTGCCGTCCGCCGTGCCATGTTCTGCTGGACTTTTACCATGGAGCCGCCCGCGCTATCGAATTCCGGCGTAAAGCCGGTTTCGAGGTAGTTGGCGATGTCTTCTTTGGTCCAGGAGCCGATGGCCTTCGAGCCGGGGGTGATATCGGGAATGGTGCCCTCACCTTCCGGGTTCGGGCCGCCAGCCAGCCACTTGTCCTTCACGAAGCCGCCCAGCATATCGCGCGGCGTGTGGCACTCGCCGCAATGGCCGGGGCCTTCCACCAGATACTGACCGCGCGCCACTTCCGTATCGGCATTGGCCAGCTCCACGCGCGGCTGGCCCTTGTCGAAATAGAGGAACTTCCAGCCGCCGAGCGTGAGGCGCATGTTGAAGGGGAATGGCAGATCATGGCCCGGCGCATCATTGGTGCTTGCGGGCAAGGTTTTCAGATAGCCGAAGAGATCGTTGATATCCTGCGGCGTCATCCGTGCGTAGGAATTATAGGGGAAGGACGGGTAGAGATGCTCACCGTTTTTGCCCACACCCCGGGTCATGGCATCGCCGAATTCGGCGACCGTCCAGCCTCCGATCCCGTGGTTTGGATCAGGCGAGATATTAGGCATGTGGAAGGTGCCGAAGGGGCTTGGCAGAGCCTGCCCGCCCGCAAGCGTCTTCAGCGCATCGCCCGTTGCATCCGGTGCGGCGTGACAGCTTGCGCAGCCGCCCGCCCAGAACAGCGTTTCGCCATTGGCCAGATCCGGCTCGCCTAAATTGGCCCAGTGGCTTGGCGGCTGGCGCTGGGGTTCGGTTACCCACATGAAAATGCCGAAACCGGCAATACCGGCAACCACGATGCCACCGCCAAGCTTTGCCCAGATGGACGCCATCACCCACTCCGCTCATCAATAAAAATATTGTAAAAAATGGCCCGCCGCTGAACCAGCGGGCCTTGATATTCAGCGTTACTTCTTCACACGGTAGGTCTGATGGCAGGAGCTGCAATCCGCGCCGAGCGTCTTGAGAGCCGCACCCGTGCTGGCCTGATCCGTCGGCAGCTGTGCCAGAACAGCATCCGCATCCGCGCCGAGCTTTTCGGACTTGGACTTGAAGTCTGCGAAATTCTGCCAGATGGCCGGTGCAGCAGCGCCGCCTTCGGAACCTGCCGGGAACTGATCCGGGAAGGCCTTGGCATTGGTGCTGATGGTGGTGACGGCGGTCTTCACGGTTTCGGCGTCGTAGGGCTTTTCACCCTTGGCAATGGCGCCCAGCGCACCCATGGCGCCGCCGATCTGCTTCATCAAGCCTTCGCGTTTTTCAACTTCGCCAGCAGCGGAAACCGCTCCGGCGCAAAGACAGCCTATAAGAAAAGATGCGGCAATCGTCTTAAGTTTCATTGTCTCTCTCCTTGATCCGGCGCACCGGATGCGGTGGTCGTTCGCTCTTTCCGCAGTATCGGATCATGCCCGGCGGGAACCGGACAGCGTGCGGAGTCGAACAGTGTGGAAGATGCCTGCTTCACATGGCAAAAAGAAGTCACATTCCGGTGATTTTTACAGTGAAATCAGTAGCCTGAAGTGGGTATTTTCAGTTGCCTTTTACGCCTTCCCAAAGGGTGAAACAGGCAACGATGACCAGCAGCAGACCGGCTGCCCTGCCGATGAATATGGTGGCACGGGGTGAAGACACGAGGAAATCCCGGCTCTTGCCCGCCGTCATCGCCAGCGTGCCATACACGGCAAGCTGCGTTCCCGCCGTCATCAGCCCCATGATGATGCCCTGTATCCAGATCGGGCCGTAAGCGGGTTTTAGAAATTGCGGATAGACCGCCATCATGAAGAGATAGGCTTTGGGGTTGCTGAGGCAGGTGATGATACCGCGCCGGAAGGCCCGCCAGGCGGAAGCGCTGGCGCTGACCTCATCCCCTTCGATCACGATGGAACTGCGGATAAGGCTGAAGCCGATCCAGATCATATAGGCCGCGCCGAAAATCATCAGTGGCTTGAACAGAACCGGCATCACGGTTGCCAGCAGGCCGACGCCCACCGCGCCATAAAGCGAATGCACAACACCGCCTGCCATGATGCCGGAGGTTGCCGAAAGCCCGACCTTGCGCCCACCCGTCAAGGAACTTGCCAGCACAAGCAGCATATCGATGCCCGGCAGGATGATGATGCCGAACAGGAGCGTGAAATAAAGCCAGAGATTTTCACTGTAGGTCATATCGGCAGTCCTGAAATAGATCGGTGAAATAATCAGTCGATAACAGGCGGAATCCTCCCGCTTTACCGAGAAATATCAAATGAATAAGTGTGGTGAATTCATCTCGCAGACGATGCGTTTTCGCGCGCAGTAAGGCGCGTTCTGCTGTGGTCGATGAATGTCGGTGTCTGCTCTGAAACCTGGGTTCAGAATGCCAGCGTGCGCGTGGTCTCCCGGCCAAAGCCACGGATTTCGATCCGGTCGGAATAGACATCCGCGATGGCGAAACTATTCTGGTCCGGCGTGTCCACCATGCCTTTGAAATTGACGAAGTGGGTGTTGCCGATCACGCCGTAATTGCCCTCGTGATTATGGCCGCAGAACCATGCCTTCACGCTGTGATGTGCGGCAATCAGCTTCAGCACCTCCGGCGCGTCCCACATATTATGGGCGTTTTCCGGATAAAGCGGATAATGGCAGAACAGCACGACATGCTCATCCATAGCATCCGCAGCCGCAAGCGTTGCCCGCAGCCACGCCACCTGCTCGTCACTGAAAGAGCCGTTCCAATCCTGCGCGTTGATCGCGCCCACCTGCCTCAGCGCGTCGAGACGGCTTGCAGCCAGTTCCCGCCGCGGATCACCCGGCGGCGGCGCGAAGGTGCTGACATCATTGCCATCCAGCACGAAAAAGCGGAATTTGCCGATGCTGAAATCATGCCACTGGCTTGGCATGCCCAGGCGCTGATGCACCTGCGCCAGATATTGCGGCTCAACCGCGAAATCATGGTTGCCCGGCAGCAGCAGGGAACGGTGCCTCAGCTTGTCGTAACAGGCCAGAATCGCTTCGAAATTCTCCCAACCCCGGTCAATGATATCGCCCAGCGTGACGACGAATGCCAACTCCTCCCCATTGAACACCTCTATCGCCTGCGCAAGCTTGACCGTGCTCGCAGCATAATACCGATCCATCTCAGGCTTCGGCGCAATATCGGCATATTGAGGATCGGCGACGATGCCGAAGGAGAAGAGCGGTGCTGTATCTGTCATGGTGGCTACCGCATAGGCGCGGGGGATGACAGGTGTGTGACACCCGCGTTTCGCTTAAGCAGAAGCTCTCACATTAAACACAATCCGGCAGCTGCTAAACCGATATCCGCCGAGCGATGAGAGAGGTTGTGCTTTGGCCTACCGCCGCAAACTCCCCAAAATCCCCCGCACAAGCGCCCGTCCAACCGATGTCGCCACAGAACGCGCCGCACTTTTCATCGCAGCCTCGATCACCGTCTCGCGCTGATACCCGCTTGAGCGACGCGCGCCGGTTGTCGATGCCTGTTTCGGTTCCTCATCGCCAAAGCCCGGCAGTTTCCAGCGGCCTGAAGCGCTGTCCGTCTGCTGGCTGGCCTGCTCCTCCGCTGCACGTTTGGCAGCTTCCGCTTCCGCAGCCTTTTGAGCGCGGGCGGCGAGAATTTCGAAGGCGGATTCTCGGTCTACGTCCTGATCGTAAAGACCGGCAACAGGGCTGGATGCCATAATGCTGCGGCGCTCGTCATCGCTGACGGGGCCGACGCGGCCAGATGGCGGGCGGACCAGTGTGCGCTCCACGATGGAGGGCGCGCCTTTTTCCTGAAGCGTCGAGACCAGCGCTTCGCCGGTGCCGAGCGTGGTGATGGCATCCGCCGTATTGAAGGCCGGGTTTTGGCGGAACGTATCGGCGGCGGTCTTTACCGCCTTCTGCTCGCGTGGCGTATAGGCGCGCAGCGCATGCTGAACGCGGTTACCGAGCTGGGCCAGCACGGTTTCCGGCACGTCCAGCGGGTTCTGTGTGACGAAGTAAACGCCGACGCCCTTGGAGCGGATGAGGCGCACGACCTGCTCAACGCGCTCCACCAGCACGCGCGGCGCATCGTTGAACAGCAGATGCGCCTCATCGAAAAAGAACACCAGCTTCGGCTTGGCGGGGTCACCCACTTCCGGCAGTTCCTCGAACAGTTCTGAGAGCATCCACAGCAGGAAAGTGCCGTAAAGGCGCGGGTTCATCATCAGCTTGTCGGCGGCGAGAACGGAAATTGTGCCGCGCCCATCGCTGGTGGTGCGCATGATATCGGAAATCTTCAGCGCCGGTTCACCGAAGAAGTGTTCCGCGCCCTGCTGTTCCAGCACCAGAAGGCCACGTTGCAGCGAGCCGACGGAGGACTTGGAGATAAGGCCGAACTGATTGGAAAGCTCGGTCGCATGCTCACCCATATAGTTGAGCAAGGATTGCAAATCCTTCAGATCCAAGAGCGGCAGGCCGCCCTGATCGGCGATCTTGAAGGCGATGTTGAGCACGCCCTCCTGCGCCTCCGATGCATCCATCAGACGCGCCAGAAGCAGCGGCCCCATCTCGGCAATCGTGGCGCGGACGCGGTGGCCCTTTTCGCCGTAAAGGTCCCAGAAGATCACCGGAAACTGTTCGAAGGAAAGGTCGGTAAAGCCGATCTGTTCGGCCCGCTTCGTCACCCAGTCCTTGGCCTCGCCGGGCTTCGCGATGCCGGATAGATCGCCCTTGATATCGGCGCAGAAGACAGGCACGCCCGCCTTGGCAAAACCTTCCGCCAGCACCTGTAGCGACACCGTCTTGCCGGTGCCGGTGGCGCCTGTGATCAGGCCGTGGCGGTTGCCGAAACGGAAATCGAGATATTCGCCCTTGTTGAGACTGTCGTCGGGATTGCGGCTCGTACCAATATAAAGCTTATCGTCCTGCAACATCTGGCGAATCCTCCGTAAGATGAGGGCAGTTTTCATCCTTTATCCAATCTTCGCAATATACTTATAGGAACTGTTTCCGGCCTCAACAACTGTTTGATAAGCTTAGAATTGAAGGCGCGGAAAAAGCTGTCGCGCGGTCTTTGCACGGCCTTGAGTCTGTGTTTCATTTGTTTTACGTTGACGTGAACGTAATTTTCGCATTCAGGAGGAATTTATGAGCGAAATCGTCACCCAGGTCGCCGATAGAGTGGGCATTGCTCCGGATCAGGCGGGAAAAGCTCTCGGCATGATGCTGGGTTTCCTCCAGCGCGAAGCCGATGACGCGGCTGTCGCCCAGATGATCGAGTCCATGCCCGGCGCACCGGAACTGGTTGCCCGCTTCAACGGCGAAGGCAGCAGCAAGGGCGGCGGCCTCCTCGGCGGCCTGATGAGCGCCATCGGCGGCGGCGGCATCATGGGCCTCGGCCAGCAACTGATGAGCATCGGCCTCGGCATGGGTGAAATTTCCGCTCTCGCCAAGACGACGATTTCCATTGCCCGCGAACATGCTGGCGATGAGGTGGTGGACAAGGTTATTGCTTCGGTTCCGGGGCTGAGCCAGTTCGCTTGATCGGCTGACGGCGTCGTGCGTCCATAATGGATGCGCGGTAGGATACGCATCCATTATTCCTGTGCTCGTCACAGGAATCCATCCAGCCCAGTCCTGGGCTGCAAAACTCTTCCCATCGTGCAGACGCACGATGACTGGGTTCCTGTCACGAGGACAGGAGTGAGGAGGGTTGGGACGTGAAAATCTAGACTATTTCAGGCGCGGAGAATGCTCTTCAAAGGCTTTCCGCGCCTTTTCTATTTCCGCATGGTGCGTCTCGGCCCAAATCCACACGCCGCAAAAGGCGCTGCCCAGCGTCTTGCCGAGATGCGTGAGGCTATAGTCGACATGCGGCGGGATGACGGGGTGCACGGTGCGCTTGACCAGCCCGTCGCACTCCATCTGCCGTAGCGTTTTCGTCAGCATCTTCTGGCTGATATCCCCCACGATCCTGCCGATCTGCGTGAAGCGCAGCGTGCCGTTTTCCTCCAGAGCTTCGAGGATCAGCATCGTCCATTTGTCCGCCACCCTGGAGATAATGTCCTGAACCAGCGCCTCGATCACCGGGTCGGTCTGTTCCGGCGGCAGGTGTTGGCGTCTGTTTTCGATCTCGGGATCGGCCAGATGTCTTTTCATGTCAGACGCTCTCTTTTGGGTAAGTATAAATCTTTTGGGTGCCTACTTTCGAATAGAGAGCATCGTAGCTAACTTGTTGTCATCCAACAAGAGAGGCCAACAAGAGAGGATAGCCCGATGAAGATGACAGGTAATACAATTCTAGTCACCGGTGGTGGTTCCGGCATTGGCCGCGCGCTGGCGCAAGCCTTTCATGCGCTTGGCAACACGGTCATCATTTCCGGTCGTCGCCAGTCTGCGCTGGATGAGGTAACGAAGGCCAACCCTGGTATGATCTCGGTGGTGATGGATGCGACCGAGGCTGATGGCATCCGCAATTTCGCCGAGACGCTGACGCGCGACTACCCCGACCTCAACGTCGTCATCAACAATGCCGGCATCATGAAGAACGAGAACATCAAGGCCGCACCGGATTATCTGGATACAGCGGAAGAAACCATTTCCACCAATCTCCTCGCCCCGATCCGCCTTACTGCAGCACTTCTTCCGCATTTCCTGCAAAAACCAGCAGCGGCAGTGCTGACCGTTTCATCCGGCCTTGCCTTCGTGCCGATGGTGGCGACGCCTACCTACAGCGCCACCAAATCCGCCATCCACGCCTATTCGATGGCGCTGCGCGAGCAACTGAAAGACACGTCGGTCGAGGTCATCGAAATCGCGCCACCCTACGTGCAGACGACGTTGCAGGGCGAACAGCAAGCCACCGACGAACGCGCCATGCCGCTCGATGCGTTTATCTCGGAGGTGATGGATATTTTGACGAACCGTCCGGATGAGAAGGAAGTGATCGTGGAACGCTGCAAGCCACTGAGATTTGCGGCGGAAAGTGGCAATTTCGACAAGGTGTTCGGGATGGTGAATGGGGTGCATGGGTGAGTTCAAACCGGCATTGCGCTACCCCAAAACAAAACACCCGGCACAAAGGCCGGGTGTTTCACATCCGATAATTCGGAAATTTACTTCGCAGCAGCTTCGTAGCGTTCCAGAACGTAATCCCAGTTGATGAGATTATCGACGAAGGCTTCGAGGTACTTCGGGCGCAGGTTGCGGTAGTCGATGTAGTAGGAGTGTTCCCACACGTCGACGCCGAGGATTGGTTCTGCGCCGTGGACCAGCGGGTTTTCGCCGTTAGCGGTCTTGGAGATTTCGAGCTTGCCGTTCTTGACGGAAACCCATGCCCAGCCGGAGCCGAACTGCGTCGTGCCAGCTGCGATGAAATCAGCCTTGAACTTGTCGAAACCGCCGAGATCGGAGGCAAAAGCCTGTTCCAGCTTGCCGGGCAGCTTGTTGCCGCCGCCGTCCTTTTTCATCCACTTCCAGAAATGGACGTGGTTGTAATGCTGTGCGGCATTGTTGAAGAGTCCAGCATTGGTGCCGAAGGACTTCTTCACGACTTCTTCGAGAGACAGGTCTGCAAGACCGGCTTCTGCAGCAAGCTTGTTACCGTTGTCCACATAGGCCTTGTGGTGCTTGTCGTGGTGAAACTCCAGCGTTTCGCGCGACATGTAAGGCGCAAGCGCGTCGTAATCGTATGGGAGTTCGGGAAGTTCGAAGGCCATGGTTTTACTCCTTGTTGCAGCGGCTTGGCCGCTCCTTGAAACCTTGTGGGCGGACCATAAAAGCGGACATCAATTGAGGCAACCTGTGAATTATCAAAATGTTCCGGCAAAAGAGAAAATTCCACCTGTGCCTCGGTGAAAACATCTTCTGTGCCGATCCTTGCGTACCATTTCCGGGAGATCGGTTCTCTCAGACCATGCACGAGACATTACTGAAAGGACATTGCAATGAAACGACAGGCTCTGGCTTTCACCCTTGCAACCTTCTCCGCCCTGCCCGCCATGGCATCTTCCGACAGCGCCTGGGAAGAATTCGTCGCAGATGTACAGGCCAAATGCCTATCCGCCGCAGCACCCCTTATCGATGACGCCAAGGCCGTGGTAGACCCAACCGGCAGCGAAAACTACGGCCTCGCCATCCTCACCGGAAAGGCAAAGGGCGCAGACACCACCATCAGCCACATCTGCGTTTACGACAAGAAAACCAAGGCCGTGGAACTGGGCAGCGAACTTTCCGCTGATTCGGTGAAGGTGGAATTGCCGGGTTCTACGAAGCCATGATCGCTGGCAGCCACTTGCCAGACGGATTGCACGATGCAAATATGCACGTAAAAATAAAGGGCAGCGCCCGAAGGCCTGCCCCTGATTTTTGTCCGCAGTAGATTTACCCGAAGGCAGTGATCTGCTCCGCAGCGCACGCAGGATAATTAAGGCCTATTTCGCTTTGATACAAGACCCATTTTCTTGCGTCCCGGATGTGTATGAAGAAATTGAACGTACTCTCTCAGCCTCACGTCTTTCGCGGTACATGCCTGCAGCGGGTTACGACAGGCAGTTAGCGCTGCGGCTCTACATCTGGAATATCCGCTTATGCGAATGCTTCTATTTACCTGTCCAATTCGCTGAAGTCGCTGCAAGAAATGCGATTTTGAAACCATTGCAAAAACGCTTCAAGACAGAATGGTATCAGAACGGGGCGTTCCAAAACCTCTTGCCTCCAAGGCTCCTTCTCGAACTCAACGACGCCGTTTCCAAGGAACGCCGCAAGCATCGATCAGCGCTCACGGAAGGACACGTCGTATCGGCTCTGTCGCTCGGTTTCTGGGTGGCTTTAATGGGTGCCTCCTACGACAAGCATCTTTGGCACAACGGCGTAATGACCTCCTTCCCTCACGCGGCCAAGCATCAGGATCGGGCCGCCATCCATCTCATGCTGGATGACATGCGCAAACTGCGTAACGACATCATGCATCACGCTGCGGTTTTCGACCGGCACCCTCAAACTCGACTGCACAATGTAATCGCAGTCATCTCGTTAATCTCCGCGCATACAGGAGATTACGTGACCAGTTTGAGCAGACTTAATCACGTCATCAACCAGCGCCCCAGCTGTTAATCTCCCGCAGCTCAAAACCGCGGCGTCGTATCCGCCGCTCCCAGCGGTCGTTGCATCAGCACGATGTCCAGCCAGCGGCCGTGTTTCCAGCCCACGGATTTGAGGGTGCCGACCATTTCGAAGCCGGTGGCGCGGTGGACGCCGATGGAGGCGGTGTTTTCGGAATCTCCGACGACGGCTACCATCTGGCGAAAGCCGCGCGCTGTAGCCTCATCGATCAAAGCCAGAAGTAGGAGCTTGCCGATGCCGAGGCCTTTGCGGTTCGGGTCGACATAGATGGAATCTTCCACCGTGGCGCCATAAGCCGGGCGGGCGCGGTGGGGGCCGGCATAGGCATAGCCGACGACCACGCCTTCGATTTGCGCGACGATATAGGGGAAGCCTCCCGCAAGCAGCGTTGCCCGGCGCTCCAGCATCGTCTGCGTCGACGGCGGTTCGATTTCGAAGCTGGCGCTGCCGTGCAGAACCGCATCACGGTAGATTTCGGTAATGAGGGGAATATCGTCCTCTTCGCAGGGGCGGATTGTGATGGCGAGCTTGAGAGGGGAAGTCATTGCGGGGTCCTGAATGCGTATTCGTAAGTGCGCAATCTGCACCAGAGACAATTCAAAATAAAGATTATAGACCTTATGCAAGACATAAGGATTTCTTTGATATGGACCTCGATCTCAGGCAGTTGCGCAGCTTTGTGGATGTGGCGAATCTTGGCAGCTTTTCAGCGGCTGCGGAAAAGGCGGGGCTCACCCAGCCTGCCGTCAGCCTGCACATCCGCCTGTTAGAAAAGCAACTCGGCGTGCGCCTTATCGAACGGGTCGGGCGGCGGGCGCAGCCGACCTCTGCCGGGCGCGATCTTCTGGTGCATGCCAGGCGGATTGCGGATGAAGTGTCTCAGGCGATTGAAACCGTTGCGCCGCATCGCAGCGGTACGAGTGGGCTTTTGCGCATCGGCACGGGCGCAACTGCGCTGATCTACTTCCTGCCCGCCATATTACGGCAAATCCGGCAGGCTTTGCCGGGCATCGAAATTCGGGTGGAGACCGGGAACACGCCGGATATCCTCCGTTTTCTCGAGGAGAACGAGATCGACGCGGCTATCGTAACCCTGCCTGCCAGCGGTCGCAGCCTGGATATACGTGAAATTCATCAGGAGGGGCTTGTTGCGATCTTTCCTTGCGAGGCGACCGGTGTGCCGCTGGAAGTGGATGCCGAGTTTCTCTCCAGCCAGCCTTTGCTGCTTTATCAGGGCGGCAACACGCGCAAGCTGGTGGATGGGTGGCTGAGAGGCGGAGGCAAACGGGTTCAGCCGATCATGGAGCTTGGCAGCGTCGAGGCTCTCAAGAAGCTGGTGGAGGCCGGGCTGGGCGTGGCTATCGTGCCTGCAATGTCGATAGATGGAGGATCATCCGGGCTTCAGGCACGATCCCTGACGCCAAGGCTGGAGCGAAAGCTTGCGCTTGCTCTGCGCCGGGACAAGCACATGACCGCACCCTTGCGGGCGCTCGCTGCCGCCATCAACTGCCCGTCAGAAGACTGATCGCAATCAGCCACATGGTCAGCGCGATCACGCCTTCCAGAATGCGCCAGGCGGATGGGTTGGCGAAGACAGGTCTCAGCCATCGCGCGCCGAAGCCGAGAGAGAAGAAGAACACGAAGGAGGCGGTGATCGCACCTGCGGCGAATACCGGTTCCGAGCCCGGAAACTGGGTGGAGATGGTGCCGAGCAGGACGACGGTATCGAGATAGACATGCGGGTTCAGCCATGTCAGGGCAAGGCAGGTCATCAGCGTTGGGGCAAGCGGCGTGATGTTGCCGGACGCGGCGACCAGCACCTGCGAGGAACGAAGCGCCGATTGCAGGCTTTTTGCGCCATACCAGAACAGGAAGGCTGCGCCCGCGTAGCGCATGGCCGGTTCCAGTGCAGGCATAATTTCGGCAATCTGTCGGAATGCAGTGACGCCGACGGCGATCAAAATGGCATCGGACACGGCGCATGCAAGGCAAACGGCAAGGACATGCTCCCCCGTTAGCCCCTGCCGCAACACGAAGGCATTCTGCGCGCCGATTGCGACGATCAGTGTCAGCCCCATGGTGAAGCCTGTCAGATAGATTGAAAATTCTCCACCAGATAACATGCACTGCCCTTTCGTTTTCCTTGCAATAGGTGGGCGCTCAGGCTTAATCCAGTTAAAGATGCTTACGTTGATTAAGGCAGGCTAATTCTATGGTCGATTATGCGGCGCTACGCGCAGTAGCGATGGTGGTGCAGACGGGCAGCTTCGAAAAAG
This window contains:
- a CDS encoding LysE/ArgO family amino acid transporter — protein: MLSGGEFSIYLTGFTMGLTLIVAIGAQNAFVLRQGLTGEHVLAVCLACAVSDAILIAVGVTAFRQIAEIMPALEPAMRYAGAAFLFWYGAKSLQSALRSSQVLVAASGNITPLAPTLMTCLALTWLNPHVYLDTVVLLGTISTQFPGSEPVFAAGAITASFVFFFSLGFGARWLRPVFANPSAWRILEGVIALTMWLIAISLLTGS
- a CDS encoding cytochrome c; its protein translation is MASIWAKLGGGIVVAGIAGFGIFMWVTEPQRQPPSHWANLGEPDLANGETLFWAGGCASCHAAPDATGDALKTLAGGQALPSPFGTFHMPNISPDPNHGIGGWTVAEFGDAMTRGVGKNGEHLYPSFPYNSYARMTPQDINDLFGYLKTLPASTNDAPGHDLPFPFNMRLTLGGWKFLYFDKGQPRVELANADTEVARGQYLVEGPGHCGECHTPRDMLGGFVKDKWLAGGPNPEGEGTIPDITPGSKAIGSWTKEDIANYLETGFTPEFDSAGGSMVKVQQNMARRTAEDRNAIAAYLKAVPSR
- a CDS encoding metallophosphoesterase, whose product is MTDTAPLFSFGIVADPQYADIAPKPEMDRYYAASTVKLAQAIEVFNGEELAFVVTLGDIIDRGWENFEAILACYDKLRHRSLLLPGNHDFAVEPQYLAQVHQRLGMPSQWHDFSIGKFRFFVLDGNDVSTFAPPPGDPRRELAASRLDALRQVGAINAQDWNGSFSDEQVAWLRATLAAADAMDEHVVLFCHYPLYPENAHNMWDAPEVLKLIAAHHSVKAWFCGHNHEGNYGVIGNTHFVNFKGMVDTPDQNSFAIADVYSDRIEIRGFGRETTRTLAF
- a CDS encoding c-type cytochrome, with the protein product MKLKTIAASFLIGCLCAGAVSAAGEVEKREGLMKQIGGAMGALGAIAKGEKPYDAETVKTAVTTISTNAKAFPDQFPAGSEGGAAAPAIWQNFADFKSKSEKLGADADAVLAQLPTDQASTGAALKTLGADCSSCHQTYRVKK
- a CDS encoding helicase HerA-like C-terminal domain-containing protein — protein: MLQDDKLYIGTSRNPDDSLNKGEYLDFRFGNRHGLITGATGTGKTVSLQVLAEGFAKAGVPVFCADIKGDLSGIAKPGEAKDWVTKRAEQIGFTDLSFEQFPVIFWDLYGEKGHRVRATIAEMGPLLLARLMDASEAQEGVLNIAFKIADQGGLPLLDLKDLQSLLNYMGEHATELSNQFGLISKSSVGSLQRGLLVLEQQGAEHFFGEPALKISDIMRTTSDGRGTISVLAADKLMMNPRLYGTFLLWMLSELFEELPEVGDPAKPKLVFFFDEAHLLFNDAPRVLVERVEQVVRLIRSKGVGVYFVTQNPLDVPETVLAQLGNRVQHALRAYTPREQKAVKTAADTFRQNPAFNTADAITTLGTGEALVSTLQEKGAPSIVERTLVRPPSGRVGPVSDDERRSIMASSPVAGLYDQDVDRESAFEILAARAQKAAEAEAAKRAAEEQASQQTDSASGRWKLPGFGDEEPKQASTTGARRSSGYQRETVIEAAMKSAARSVATSVGRALVRGILGSLRR
- a CDS encoding superoxide dismutase, producing MAFELPELPYDYDALAPYMSRETLEFHHDKHHKAYVDNGNKLAAEAGLADLSLEEVVKKSFGTNAGLFNNAAQHYNHVHFWKWMKKDGGGNKLPGKLEQAFASDLGGFDKFKADFIAAGTTQFGSGWAWVSVKNGKLEISKTANGENPLVHGAEPILGVDVWEHSYYIDYRNLRPKYLEAFVDNLINWDYVLERYEAAAK
- a CDS encoding LysE family translocator, giving the protein MTYSENLWLYFTLLFGIIILPGIDMLLVLASSLTGGRKVGLSATSGIMAGGVVHSLYGAVGVGLLATVMPVLFKPLMIFGAAYMIWIGFSLIRSSIVIEGDEVSASASAWRAFRRGIITCLSNPKAYLFMMAVYPQFLKPAYGPIWIQGIIMGLMTAGTQLAVYGTLAMTAGKSRDFLVSSPRATIFIGRAAGLLLVIVACFTLWEGVKGN
- a CDS encoding LysR family transcriptional regulator, producing MDLDLRQLRSFVDVANLGSFSAAAEKAGLTQPAVSLHIRLLEKQLGVRLIERVGRRAQPTSAGRDLLVHARRIADEVSQAIETVAPHRSGTSGLLRIGTGATALIYFLPAILRQIRQALPGIEIRVETGNTPDILRFLEENEIDAAIVTLPASGRSLDIREIHQEGLVAIFPCEATGVPLEVDAEFLSSQPLLLYQGGNTRKLVDGWLRGGGKRVQPIMELGSVEALKKLVEAGLGVAIVPAMSIDGGSSGLQARSLTPRLERKLALALRRDKHMTAPLRALAAAINCPSED
- a CDS encoding winged helix-turn-helix transcriptional regulator, whose amino-acid sequence is MKRHLADPEIENRRQHLPPEQTDPVIEALVQDIISRVADKWTMLILEALEENGTLRFTQIGRIVGDISQKMLTKTLRQMECDGLVKRTVHPVIPPHVDYSLTHLGKTLGSAFCGVWIWAETHHAEIEKARKAFEEHSPRLK
- a CDS encoding GNAT family N-acetyltransferase, yielding MTSPLKLAITIRPCEEDDIPLITEIYRDAVLHGSASFEIEPPSTQTMLERRATLLAGGFPYIVAQIEGVVVGYAYAGPHRARPAYGATVEDSIYVDPNRKGLGIGKLLLLALIDEATARGFRQMVAVVGDSENTASIGVHRATGFEMVGTLKSVGWKHGRWLDIVLMQRPLGAADTTPRF
- a CDS encoding SDR family oxidoreductase, producing the protein MKMTGNTILVTGGGSGIGRALAQAFHALGNTVIISGRRQSALDEVTKANPGMISVVMDATEADGIRNFAETLTRDYPDLNVVINNAGIMKNENIKAAPDYLDTAEETISTNLLAPIRLTAALLPHFLQKPAAAVLTVSSGLAFVPMVATPTYSATKSAIHAYSMALREQLKDTSVEVIEIAPPYVQTTLQGEQQATDERAMPLDAFISEVMDILTNRPDEKEVIVERCKPLRFAAESGNFDKVFGMVNGVHG